A single window of Sporosarcina sp. FSL W7-1349 DNA harbors:
- a CDS encoding TerC family protein, with protein sequence MEAILLEYAWVLLVLIALEGLLAADNAVVMAVMVKHLPRPQQKKALFYGLLGAFVFRFAALFMITFLVNIWQIQALGAAYLLFISIKNIIDQRKGDSEDHTKEPRRQSGFWMTVLKVELADIAFALDSMLAAVALAVTLPELGDFHIGGINGGQFIVMLIGGIVGLVLIRFAARQFIVILDKYPALETAAFLIVGWVGVKLAVLTLAHPGLGIIDPDFPHSTLWKTTFWIVLAGIALNGYLVGVRKHRKQA encoded by the coding sequence GTGGAAGCGATTTTACTCGAGTACGCGTGGGTATTGCTCGTACTTATCGCCCTAGAAGGGTTGTTGGCAGCAGACAATGCAGTTGTGATGGCGGTCATGGTGAAACATTTACCGCGGCCTCAGCAAAAGAAAGCTTTGTTTTACGGATTGCTCGGCGCGTTTGTGTTCCGGTTTGCGGCGTTGTTCATGATTACATTCTTGGTGAATATTTGGCAAATCCAAGCGCTAGGCGCCGCCTATCTTCTGTTCATTTCCATTAAGAATATTATAGATCAGCGAAAAGGGGATTCCGAGGATCATACGAAAGAACCGCGTCGTCAATCCGGTTTTTGGATGACCGTTTTGAAAGTGGAGTTGGCGGATATTGCGTTCGCCCTCGATTCCATGCTCGCGGCGGTAGCACTTGCTGTGACCTTGCCTGAACTCGGGGATTTCCATATCGGGGGCATCAACGGCGGTCAGTTCATCGTCATGTTGATCGGTGGAATTGTTGGTTTAGTGCTTATCCGGTTCGCAGCACGTCAATTTATCGTCATATTGGATAAATACCCAGCATTGGAAACAGCCGCATTCCTGATCGTCGGATGGGTTGGTGTGAAATTGGCTGTCCTTACGCTCGCACATCCGGGCTTAGGCATCATCGATCCTGATTTTCCGCACTCCACTCTATGGAAAACGACATTCTGGATCGTCTTGGCGGGTATCGCGTTGAATGGTTATTTGGTCGGTGTCCGGAAACATCGCAAACAGGCATAA
- a CDS encoding SDR family oxidoreductase, with the protein MRTHLFTGFPGFIATQLIKGLIRQRDVDRIYAIVQPEQIGRAEEQIDAIMEELEVEIPFDLFAGDITQTDLGLDSSALGSLRDLPLVVWHLAAIYDLAVDAESAWRVNVEGTRQVNRFVAGHPSIIRYLYFSTAYVAGKREGLLLETELIRPTAFKNHYEESKFEAEVLVESLKPSVPVTIIRPGIVRGHSQTGETIKFDGPYFFMNLIDRLRWLPVIPYVGRTEARINVVPIDYIIDASIYLSSLGDAAGTTVHLTDPSPHPIEEVYRAMVIELTGKRPRGRFPRQLAEKGLSSVRLQRKLGVEAQTLDYLTWNATFDTSIADRLLEGSGIRCADFIQSIPAMVSFYNEHKHNQDLHVKIG; encoded by the coding sequence ATGCGGACTCATTTGTTTACGGGGTTTCCCGGTTTCATTGCAACGCAGTTGATCAAGGGGTTGATTCGCCAACGGGACGTCGATAGGATTTATGCGATTGTCCAACCGGAGCAGATTGGACGGGCAGAGGAGCAGATTGATGCCATTATGGAAGAGTTGGAGGTTGAAATCCCATTTGACTTGTTCGCTGGGGATATCACACAGACCGATTTGGGGCTGGATTCGTCCGCACTTGGCAGCCTTCGGGATCTACCACTTGTCGTCTGGCATTTGGCGGCCATTTATGATTTGGCTGTGGATGCGGAAAGCGCCTGGCGTGTTAATGTGGAAGGGACAAGGCAAGTGAATCGTTTCGTGGCCGGCCATCCGTCCATTATCCGTTATTTATATTTCAGTACAGCTTATGTAGCGGGAAAACGGGAAGGCCTATTATTGGAAACGGAACTGATCCGACCCACGGCCTTCAAAAATCATTACGAAGAATCGAAGTTTGAAGCGGAAGTTCTAGTGGAGTCTTTGAAGCCATCGGTCCCCGTCACAATCATTCGGCCGGGCATTGTCCGCGGCCATTCCCAGACCGGGGAGACGATCAAATTCGACGGTCCTTATTTTTTCATGAATTTAATCGATCGGCTGCGGTGGTTGCCGGTCATCCCGTATGTCGGAAGGACGGAGGCGCGGATCAATGTCGTGCCAATCGATTATATTATCGATGCATCCATCTACCTGTCCAGCCTCGGGGATGCGGCTGGCACGACAGTCCATCTGACCGACCCGTCCCCTCATCCGATCGAAGAGGTGTATCGGGCGATGGTGATCGAATTGACGGGGAAACGTCCCAGGGGCAGGTTTCCACGGCAGCTCGCCGAAAAAGGCCTATCTTCCGTACGTCTTCAACGGAAGCTCGGTGTCGAAGCGCAGACGTTGGATTATTTAACGTGGAATGCCACTTTCGACACGAGTATTGCCGATCGGCTGCTGGAAGGGAGCGGCATCCGGTGCGCTGATTTCATCCAATCAATTCCCGCAATGGTCAGCTTCTATAATGAACATAAACATAACCAGGATCTCCATGTGAAAATAGGATAA
- a CDS encoding B12-binding domain-containing radical SAM protein, which translates to MNIVLTTLNAKYIHTNLAIRYLKSYAAPEFDPILTEYTIKDPAMSIVSDLYQKQPDVVGFSLYIWNIEESIRVMQLLKTVKPDVLIVAGGPEVTYDYDYWLERVPEIDAIAIGEGERTFKQLLEAYAENRDFSTVQGLAYRDGGQLKFTAPGPKLDLRELPSPFRFKEDVPDLSKRVTYIETSRGCPFSCQFCLSSIEVGVRYFNREAIKDDIRYLMANGAKTIKFVDRTFNISRSYAMEMFQFLIDEHLPGTVFQFEITGDIMRPEVIDFLNDNAPAGLFRFEIGVQSTNDLTNELVKRRQNFEKLSRTVTMVKRGGKIDQHLDLIAGLPEEDYDSFRQTFNDVFAMRPEELQLGFLKLLRGTGLRIQAEQYGYKYVDAAPYEIVSNNVLSFDDILRIKHTEDVLEKYWNDNRTPRTIEYLVTSVFATPFDFFQEFGTYWENRGWSRIGHQLADLFTRLDEFLENETEADMDIVRSLMKLDYLAHHTFQPRKIWWQNEMQAEELARIESDILGNKTPLDIEKLPIKLHERNIRKSTFITPIYVNPAGTETGQVEKQEGYLVTLFIHGEAPEFFYLHSTEERVVN; encoded by the coding sequence ATGAATATTGTTTTAACCACATTAAACGCTAAATATATCCACACGAACTTGGCCATCCGCTATTTAAAATCCTATGCTGCGCCTGAATTCGATCCAATTCTCACCGAATACACCATCAAAGATCCAGCGATGAGCATCGTGTCCGATTTATATCAGAAACAACCGGATGTTGTCGGCTTCAGTTTATATATATGGAATATTGAAGAGTCCATCCGTGTCATGCAGTTGCTGAAAACAGTGAAACCTGACGTTCTTATCGTCGCGGGTGGGCCCGAGGTGACCTATGATTATGATTACTGGCTCGAACGCGTCCCTGAAATTGATGCTATCGCAATCGGGGAGGGCGAGCGGACATTTAAACAACTGTTGGAAGCTTATGCAGAAAATCGCGACTTCTCCACCGTCCAAGGGTTGGCTTATCGGGATGGAGGGCAGTTAAAGTTCACGGCTCCCGGACCGAAGCTCGATTTGCGAGAGCTGCCTTCCCCATTCCGATTCAAGGAAGACGTCCCGGATCTATCCAAAAGGGTCACTTACATCGAAACGAGCCGGGGTTGTCCTTTCTCCTGCCAATTCTGCCTATCCTCGATTGAAGTCGGTGTGCGCTATTTCAATCGGGAAGCCATTAAGGATGATATCCGATATTTGATGGCGAATGGTGCAAAAACGATTAAATTTGTCGATCGGACTTTCAATATTAGCAGAAGCTATGCGATGGAAATGTTCCAATTTTTGATTGATGAGCATCTGCCGGGAACGGTCTTTCAATTCGAAATCACAGGTGACATCATGCGTCCTGAGGTGATTGATTTTCTGAATGACAATGCGCCAGCCGGGTTATTCCGGTTTGAAATCGGCGTCCAGTCGACAAATGATTTGACGAACGAACTCGTCAAACGCCGTCAAAACTTCGAAAAGCTATCCCGGACCGTGACGATGGTGAAGCGGGGCGGGAAGATCGACCAGCATCTGGACTTAATCGCCGGGCTTCCGGAAGAGGATTATGACTCATTCAGACAAACGTTCAATGATGTCTTCGCCATGCGCCCCGAAGAACTGCAACTCGGCTTCTTAAAGCTATTGCGAGGGACGGGCCTACGGATTCAAGCGGAACAATATGGATATAAATACGTAGACGCGGCCCCGTATGAAATCGTTTCAAATAATGTACTGTCGTTTGATGATATTTTACGCATCAAACATACGGAAGATGTCCTGGAGAAATATTGGAATGATAACCGGACGCCAAGGACGATCGAATACTTGGTCACCTCGGTTTTTGCAACACCTTTCGATTTCTTCCAAGAATTCGGCACCTATTGGGAAAACCGCGGCTGGTCCCGGATCGGCCATCAGCTCGCGGACCTTTTCACCCGGCTCGATGAATTTCTGGAGAATGAAACAGAAGCCGACATGGACATTGTACGCAGCCTGATGAAACTCGATTACTTGGCACATCATACATTCCAACCGCGTAAAATCTGGTGGCAAAACGAGATGCAGGCGGAAGAGTTGGCACGGATCGAATCTGACATTCTGGGGAATAAAACCCCATTGGACATCGAGAAGCTTCCTATCAAACTCCATGAACGGAACATCCGCAAATCGACGTTCATCACACCGATTTATGTGAATCCGGCAGGAACGGAAACTGGCCAAGTCGAAAAGCAGGAAGGCTATCTCGTCACGTTATTCATACACGGCGAAGCTCCGGAATTCTTTTATCTTCATTCGACAGAAGAACGGGTAGTGAACTGA
- a CDS encoding TrkH family potassium uptake protein has product MKFSRENLRRFTPAQIIVFYYFLAIAFSYLLLNLPGVYLPGVEVSFLDSLFTAVSAVSVTGLTPISIAGTYSVFGLCMLMLVLQLGGIGIMSIGTFFWLLVKKRIGLRERQLIMVDHNQYSLAGVVHLIREIVKIIFLVEMIGGLLLTIYIRPFFETFSDALLHGMFLAVSATTNAGFDITDASLLPYFNDYFIQTVIMVLIILGAIGFPVLIEVKSYFSNKVPNFRFSLFTKITTTTFGILLVFGALMIFLLESVHSFKGMAWHEKVFASLFHSVSSRSAGLTTYDITQFSEATDIFISSLMFIGASPSSVGGGIRTTTFAIALLFIINFARGNQVINIFHRQIKLIDVFRSYAVILLAGAMVMAALLILLITEPGIPAVTLLFEITSAFGTCGMSLGITSDLSPIGKVIIMILMFIGRVGLISFLYTLGGKTKTIHYHYPKERVIIG; this is encoded by the coding sequence ATGAAGTTTTCACGGGAAAATCTTAGAAGATTCACCCCTGCTCAAATCATCGTATTCTATTACTTCCTAGCGATTGCCTTTTCGTACCTCTTATTGAATTTGCCGGGGGTATACCTTCCTGGCGTGGAAGTAAGTTTTCTCGATAGCCTCTTTACGGCGGTCAGTGCGGTCAGTGTGACTGGGTTGACGCCAATCAGCATAGCTGGCACGTATTCCGTATTCGGCCTATGCATGCTGATGCTTGTACTGCAACTTGGCGGTATTGGCATCATGTCGATCGGTACATTCTTCTGGCTGCTTGTCAAAAAAAGGATTGGTTTGCGCGAACGGCAATTGATCATGGTTGACCATAACCAGTACAGCTTGGCGGGTGTCGTCCATCTGATTCGTGAAATTGTGAAGATCATCTTTTTGGTCGAGATGATCGGTGGGCTGCTGTTGACGATTTACATCCGACCGTTCTTCGAAACGTTCAGTGATGCGTTGCTACATGGCATGTTCCTGGCCGTTTCGGCAACGACCAACGCGGGATTCGATATTACCGACGCTTCGCTTTTGCCGTATTTCAATGATTATTTCATCCAGACGGTGATCATGGTGCTGATCATCCTCGGAGCAATCGGATTTCCTGTACTCATTGAAGTGAAAAGTTATTTTTCAAACAAGGTTCCGAATTTCCGATTTTCCCTTTTTACGAAAATCACGACAACGACGTTCGGAATCCTTTTAGTCTTCGGGGCACTCATGATTTTCCTTTTGGAATCGGTTCACTCCTTTAAGGGGATGGCTTGGCATGAAAAAGTATTCGCTTCGTTATTCCATTCGGTCTCGTCCCGGTCCGCCGGATTGACGACCTATGACATCACGCAGTTCAGCGAAGCGACCGATATCTTCATCAGTTCCTTGATGTTCATCGGGGCGTCACCAAGTTCGGTAGGCGGGGGAATCCGGACGACGACCTTCGCCATCGCATTGTTGTTCATCATCAATTTTGCGCGGGGTAATCAAGTGATCAATATATTCCATAGGCAGATCAAGCTGATCGATGTGTTCCGTTCCTATGCCGTCATCCTTCTTGCGGGTGCTATGGTGATGGCTGCCCTCCTGATCCTTTTAATCACGGAACCGGGCATTCCTGCAGTGACATTGCTATTCGAAATCACCTCTGCATTCGGAACATGCGGCATGTCACTCGGCATCACATCCGATCTCTCACCGATCGGCAAAGTGATCATCATGATCCTCATGTTCATTGGAAGGGTTGGGCTGATCTCCTTCCTCTACACACTGGGTGGGAAAACGAAAACAATTCATTATCATTACCCGAAAGAGCGTGTGATTATCGGATGA
- a CDS encoding efflux RND transporter permease subunit, with protein MKISDFSIKRPIFTMVTMFLVIILGAVSFFRIPVTLIPDLNPPIAVVVTSYPGASPIEVNEKLTKPLETSLSTTPGLKTMQSSSQEGANFILLMFDWSTAIDDVQMDVMQRIDQVPVPEGSQKPRFMKFDPAQFPVIQLSLRATSDEADIRKLAEQLETELRRTEGVASVTVSGALVEEVQIILNPEKLEANGLVQSDIVQAIQANHVSMPGEPIETSEGQQLTTRIISALTSITDIRNVAVGMNPLTGESITVRDVASDVALVEARSTTETRANEDPAVLMSVLQESGTNTADVSTAFKQELDHLLGSDEYKDIEADILFDQGDYVKLAIGNIGQSLLLGGLFAMLVLFFFLRGIKSPIIIGIAIPYSVIVTFVLMFFADFSLNIMTLGALALGIGMLVDNAIVVIENIERHLAMGKGPKQAAREGTKEIGGAITASTLTTLAVFVPVIFISGLIGQIFTEFALTISFSLFASLVVALTVVPMMASRMLKKPKKNIEARRRRSKSLNNFERSVKWALKNRALMLIATTVLLAAGAFGLTRVGTEFLPPTDEGFVSISVKLPNGASISATNDLVEQIETELKQQDDVEVYVSLVGGTQQNLAQGSSESNVAELYVKLVPLDDRERSVFEFVDAVQPNVLEKIGDEAEVSFNLQTASGSTPNTLTFSLSDTHEERLDEAVQQLHAELASMDGVLEVSNDLQDTMEEIRIEVNRRKAAENGLTPYQIAQTVNHVTRGAFATQVIGKHEAVHSVNVLYEESFRNSIEKLKDLKLRTPAGTFIALDDVAKVRVDEGPVAIRRVDQAHSVTFNVKYESSQTLGGMTKQVQEKVDALDLPDEIDMTFGGDRELFESAIDDMLLAIVLAVVLVYIVMAAQFESFKYPFVIMFSVPLMIIGVSFGLFATSTPISVTAIIGILVLVGIVVNNGIVLVDYINQRKEAGLSSFDAIIASVRDRVRPILMTALTTILGLLPLALGLGEGTEMNQPMGIAVIGGLVSSTFLTLYIVPIIYSLFDKQTRRRVQSVEVERETL; from the coding sequence ATGAAAATCAGTGATTTTTCAATTAAACGGCCGATATTTACGATGGTGACTATGTTTCTCGTAATCATACTCGGAGCCGTATCTTTTTTTCGTATTCCCGTGACGTTGATCCCTGATTTGAATCCGCCGATTGCGGTTGTGGTGACAAGTTATCCAGGGGCTTCACCGATTGAGGTGAATGAAAAGCTGACCAAGCCGTTGGAGACGAGTTTGTCGACGACGCCCGGCTTGAAGACGATGCAGTCGTCGTCCCAAGAAGGCGCCAATTTCATCTTGCTGATGTTTGATTGGTCTACAGCTATTGATGATGTCCAAATGGATGTCATGCAGCGGATCGATCAAGTACCGGTTCCGGAAGGTTCCCAGAAACCGCGCTTCATGAAGTTCGACCCGGCGCAGTTCCCGGTCATTCAGCTTTCCTTGAGGGCGACGAGCGATGAGGCCGATATCCGCAAGCTGGCTGAGCAGCTCGAGACCGAGTTGCGTCGGACGGAAGGAGTCGCCAGCGTTACCGTATCCGGAGCGCTCGTCGAGGAAGTTCAAATTATCCTGAATCCCGAAAAACTGGAGGCCAATGGATTGGTCCAATCGGATATTGTGCAAGCGATTCAAGCTAACCATGTATCGATGCCGGGCGAGCCGATTGAAACGTCGGAAGGCCAGCAATTGACGACTCGGATCATCAGCGCGTTGACATCGATCACCGATATCCGGAATGTCGCAGTCGGCATGAATCCATTGACCGGTGAGTCGATCACCGTGAGAGATGTCGCATCTGACGTGGCGTTGGTCGAGGCGCGATCGACAACGGAAACGCGGGCCAATGAAGACCCGGCTGTGCTGATGTCCGTGTTGCAGGAGTCGGGGACGAATACGGCGGATGTATCCACGGCGTTTAAACAGGAGTTGGATCATCTTCTTGGTTCGGATGAATACAAAGATATCGAAGCGGATATTTTATTCGACCAAGGGGATTACGTTAAATTGGCCATTGGGAATATTGGACAATCGTTGCTGCTCGGCGGCCTTTTTGCCATGCTTGTTCTGTTTTTCTTCCTGCGGGGCATTAAGAGCCCGATTATCATCGGCATTGCCATCCCGTATTCGGTGATCGTCACCTTCGTTTTGATGTTTTTTGCGGACTTTTCCTTGAACATCATGACGTTGGGGGCGCTCGCGCTCGGAATCGGAATGCTCGTCGACAATGCGATTGTCGTAATTGAAAATATCGAAAGGCATTTAGCGATGGGGAAAGGGCCAAAACAGGCGGCACGGGAAGGGACCAAGGAAATTGGTGGTGCCATCACAGCTTCCACCTTGACGACCCTCGCCGTGTTCGTACCGGTTATTTTCATCAGCGGCCTGATTGGTCAGATTTTTACCGAATTTGCTTTGACCATCTCGTTTAGTCTGTTCGCCTCCCTTGTTGTGGCACTGACTGTTGTCCCGATGATGGCCAGCCGCATGCTGAAGAAGCCGAAAAAGAATATAGAAGCCCGCCGCCGCCGTTCGAAATCGCTGAACAACTTCGAGCGATCGGTCAAATGGGCTTTGAAGAACCGGGCACTTATGTTGATTGCCACGACGGTGCTCCTCGCGGCGGGTGCTTTCGGTTTGACGAGGGTGGGAACCGAATTTCTTCCACCAACGGATGAAGGGTTCGTCAGCATCTCGGTAAAATTGCCGAATGGGGCGTCGATTTCCGCAACGAATGATCTTGTGGAACAAATCGAGACTGAATTGAAACAGCAGGATGACGTGGAAGTGTACGTCAGCTTGGTCGGTGGGACCCAGCAGAATCTGGCGCAAGGCAGCTCGGAATCGAATGTAGCCGAGCTATACGTAAAGCTCGTCCCATTGGATGACCGGGAGCGTTCCGTCTTTGAGTTTGTCGATGCCGTACAACCGAATGTTTTGGAAAAAATCGGAGACGAGGCAGAAGTCAGTTTTAATCTGCAGACGGCATCCGGCTCCACGCCGAATACTCTGACTTTCTCATTAAGTGATACTCATGAGGAACGGTTGGACGAGGCTGTCCAACAATTACATGCTGAATTGGCGTCGATGGATGGCGTTCTGGAAGTGTCAAATGACTTGCAAGATACGATGGAAGAGATCCGGATTGAGGTGAACCGGAGGAAGGCCGCTGAAAACGGATTGACGCCTTATCAGATTGCGCAGACGGTCAATCATGTGACACGTGGGGCATTCGCGACGCAAGTCATTGGAAAGCATGAGGCGGTCCATTCCGTGAACGTGCTCTATGAAGAGAGTTTTCGCAATAGCATCGAGAAGTTGAAAGATCTTAAGCTTCGGACGCCAGCCGGCACATTCATTGCCTTGGATGATGTTGCTAAAGTCAGAGTCGATGAAGGTCCCGTAGCGATCCGGCGGGTGGACCAAGCCCATTCGGTGACGTTCAATGTAAAATATGAATCGTCCCAGACGCTCGGCGGAATGACCAAACAAGTGCAGGAAAAGGTCGATGCACTGGATTTGCCGGATGAAATCGACATGACGTTCGGCGGGGATCGGGAACTGTTTGAAAGTGCGATCGATGACATGTTGTTGGCAATTGTCCTTGCGGTCGTTCTGGTCTATATCGTCATGGCGGCCCAGTTTGAATCATTCAAATACCCGTTCGTCATCATGTTCTCGGTTCCGCTTATGATCATCGGCGTATCTTTTGGCCTGTTCGCGACTAGTACACCGATCAGTGTCACGGCGATCATTGGGATTCTTGTCCTCGTTGGAATTGTCGTGAACAATGGAATCGTGCTCGTCGATTACATCAATCAACGGAAAGAAGCGGGGCTCAGTTCGTTCGATGCCATCATCGCCTCCGTCCGAGACCGGGTCCGCCCGATTTTGATGACGGCGTTGACGACCATTCTTGGCCTGTTGCCGCTTGCACTCGGTCTCGGAGAGGGGACGGAGATGAACCAACCGATGGGGATTGCCGTCATCGGAGGACTCGTCAGCTCCACCTTCCTGACCTTGTATATCGTGCCGATCATCTACAGTTTGTTTGATAAACAAACGCGTAGACGGGTTCAGTCGGTTGAGGTGGAAAGGGAAACGTTGTGA
- a CDS encoding MarR family winged helix-turn-helix transcriptional regulator, producing the protein MNTEIERALKLYVVLSRSSKVISEEANKTIEKHGLNPTEFAVLELLHHRGRQPIQKIGQKILLRSGSMTYVVDKLEKKGLLQRIFCEEDKRITYMSITKDGVELIESIFPEHAENIRSIMSGLTTEEQETAIQLLRKLGLSVKNLS; encoded by the coding sequence ATGAATACAGAAATTGAACGTGCCTTAAAGCTCTATGTGGTCCTCTCAAGATCCAGTAAGGTCATATCTGAAGAGGCGAATAAAACGATTGAGAAGCACGGACTCAACCCGACGGAATTTGCGGTTCTTGAATTATTGCATCATCGCGGCAGACAGCCGATCCAAAAAATCGGTCAGAAAATTTTATTGCGCAGCGGATCGATGACGTATGTGGTGGATAAACTGGAGAAAAAGGGTTTGTTGCAACGCATCTTTTGCGAAGAGGATAAGCGGATCACCTACATGTCCATCACCAAGGACGGTGTAGAGCTGATCGAATCGATCTTTCCCGAACATGCGGAGAACATCCGGTCGATCATGTCAGGACTGACGACGGAAGAGCAGGAGACAGCCATCCAATTACTGCGGAAACTAGGATTATCCGTCAAAAATCTATCATGA
- a CDS encoding ATP-binding protein, with protein MKNKKENVEIHLSFLIDNSPNPSAVVGLDGLLLHVNDAFREHFGHIEEEMLTNILADPKDAQWNLFDFRAIPITPLETDMNVKLKSGAEKKVEVKFMPVPDQQQVIIVLEIPKEVDLSEKSYLHAFRNAKCFMVIADQAGTILSVNDKNLEFVNLPKGYFIGKPLDVLFQLFPEQSDSTRHYLQKVKTYGCAEMWKRFERSKGDIRHYHITSFYNLDTEQFLIRFYDQTELVHLEERLAHSDSLSTVGELAASIAHEIRNPMTSLKGFIQLLRIATPDDSLKYLSVIDGEIERMESILSEMLLLSKPAIAKKTTFSLEVLVNDMIQIVQPKALMDGITIVQKETALSDTLITGDAAKLKQAILNLLKNAFEAISNRGVVTVSIDLDEKNRIVLTITDTGKGMSLKQINQMFLPFVSSKADGTGLGLPFVLKTMENHDGEITVRSEIGYGTTISLHFPSAEEQMPVDVSHAQKVVS; from the coding sequence TTGAAAAATAAAAAGGAAAATGTTGAGATACACCTATCTTTCTTGATTGACAATTCGCCCAACCCAAGCGCAGTAGTCGGTCTTGACGGACTTTTATTACATGTCAACGACGCGTTTCGCGAGCATTTTGGTCATATCGAGGAAGAGATGCTAACAAACATTCTCGCCGATCCTAAGGATGCCCAATGGAATCTTTTTGATTTCCGAGCAATCCCCATAACTCCCCTAGAAACCGACATGAATGTGAAGTTGAAAAGTGGTGCTGAGAAAAAGGTGGAAGTGAAGTTCATGCCTGTTCCGGATCAACAGCAAGTCATCATCGTCCTTGAAATCCCTAAAGAAGTTGACCTGTCCGAAAAGTCGTATTTGCATGCTTTTCGGAATGCCAAATGCTTTATGGTCATTGCGGATCAAGCGGGGACCATCCTGAGTGTGAATGACAAGAACTTGGAATTCGTCAATTTGCCAAAGGGTTATTTTATCGGAAAGCCACTCGATGTACTTTTTCAATTATTTCCAGAACAATCCGATTCCACTCGCCATTATCTCCAAAAAGTGAAAACCTATGGCTGTGCAGAAATGTGGAAACGGTTCGAAAGGTCAAAAGGTGACATCCGCCATTATCATATTACATCTTTTTATAACTTGGATACAGAACAATTTTTAATTCGATTCTATGACCAGACCGAGTTAGTCCATCTGGAAGAGAGATTGGCGCATTCCGACTCGCTTTCAACAGTCGGCGAATTGGCTGCAAGCATTGCACACGAAATCCGAAATCCGATGACTTCGTTGAAGGGGTTCATCCAATTATTGCGCATTGCGACACCCGATGACTCTTTGAAGTATTTATCGGTCATTGATGGCGAAATTGAAAGGATGGAATCGATTTTGAGCGAGATGCTGTTGCTATCCAAGCCGGCGATCGCTAAAAAAACAACCTTTTCATTGGAAGTCCTTGTCAACGATATGATTCAAATTGTCCAACCGAAAGCGCTTATGGATGGAATCACCATCGTCCAAAAGGAAACGGCTTTATCGGATACTCTGATTACCGGGGATGCGGCTAAATTGAAACAAGCCATTCTGAACTTGCTGAAAAATGCGTTTGAAGCGATATCCAACCGGGGAGTGGTGACGGTAAGCATCGATTTGGATGAGAAAAATCGGATTGTGCTAACAATAACTGACACGGGAAAAGGAATGAGCTTGAAACAGATCAATCAGATGTTCCTGCCGTTTGTCTCATCGAAGGCGGATGGGACCGGCCTTGGATTGCCGTTCGTTTTAAAAACGATGGAAAATCATGACGGTGAAATTACGGTCCGCAGCGAAATCGGGTATGGCACCACCATTTCCCTGCATTTCCCGTCTGCGGAAGAACAAATGCCGGTGGATGTTTCGCATGCCCAGAAGGTTGTTTCTTGA